The Campylobacter sp. CN_NE2 region TATTAAAATAAGAACCAGCACTTGGATTACAATAAGCACAAACTTTACGACCAGAAGCGCAAGAACCATTAGAATTATAACGAGAACAATTAATTTTAGGTTCATAAAGTTCATAGGCGAAATAAATGCAACCATCATAACCATCAGAACATTTATCAGTAAATTTTTTTAAAAAATGATAAACAAAAGTAAAATCAGGCTGTATATTAGGCGGAGTTCCGAAATAATTAGTAAAATAATTGCCTTCATCGCCATTAAAACCGATAGAATTTTGTTTTAAATTTTCACTTTTTAGAGTGTAAGCACAAAATTGAGAGCCATTTTTATATTCATCAACCCACAAAACGGCGTTACTTTCTATCAAAGTATGATTACGAGAAGTTAAATCATACTCCATATAAGAAATACCGATAGAAAAACAGAAATTTAAAATTAAAAATGGTAGTAAGTAGAGTAGTTTTTTCATTTTGTTTCTCTTTCTTTTTTCATTTTAGCTACCATTTGCGAGTAAAAAGCACGAAAACAAGCAGTATAGGAACGCAAAGCAAAGTGAGCCAAAAGAAAATAGAAAAGAAGTAATCAAACGCTTCAAAACCGACAAGCGGAATAATTACAAATTCCATTTTTCTACCTTAAATTAAGTATCAACATAAAAACGGCTATACAAAACGCAAAGCCAAACAAACAACCACAAAGAGCCATAAAATAGCAATATTCAGGGAAGCTAATGCCGAGAGTTGAATACATTTCGTGTATATTAAAGCCTTGCATAGTATTACCTTTTGAAAATATCAAGTCCAAGCAAAACCGATTTAACGACCATAAAAGCAACAAGAAGCAAAACGAAAAAAGAATTCAAAATCAAACCTGCTTTGATTAAATCAATTTGCATTTTAAACACCTTAAACGCAAAGCGACTGAACGCACTTCGCATTGAACTATAAAATAAGCCTATTTCATAGACTTATTTTATAGTTCGCTCCGTTTGTCGGCTCAATTTTTGGCGATACGATGAAAATACAAGTATTTTCTATCGTCTCACCAAAAATTTGAGCTAAAATTTTTAGCGTAATAGTCTTAAACCAGCTCTAACAGCAAAAACTATACCCATAAGACCTACAACGATACCAGCCATAGAAGTAAAAGGAACGCTATCGATAGTTCCACTAAAACCACTACCAGCAGTATATGTAATGTCAGCAAATGCACTACTTGCACCAACAGCACTAGCACCAACAACTGCTAAAACTTTTGCTTTACCAGTTTTCATAAATTCTTTAATTTTCATAAAGAACTCCTTGTAAAAATTTAGGAAACCTTTTGTCAAATTTGAAACAAATTTCACAAAAAATTTTTTATAGTGTTTGGAATGGATCATTTTCATTATTAAAATTTAAAAATTAGCCATTCTCAACAAGAGTTACGAGCTACGCTTCGCACGGGGCAAACAACAAGCAAAAGGCATATTATTTGCCCCGTGCGACACTAAATTTGCTTCAATAAATTTTCAGCAAATTTAGGCGTAAATTGTTTCGCATAGCTAATTTTTAAATTTTAATAATGAAAATTCTGAACGATGAACTAAAAAAATTAAAGGCTCTTAAAGGTTTCCAACAAAAAGAGCCTAAGCAGTTTAAACTCATACTTAGGAGAAATCAAACATTCAGAAAACCAAAACATTTAAATTTGTTTTTAGGGGCGAAAAATCTACGACTGCAATTAAAGAAGCCTTACGCTATGAACTGACTGCAAGTTGTAGAGTTGCAACAAATGCTAAAAAGCTAAAAATGCTTCGCATTTTCTTTACGCTTTTTGCATTGGTATTTATGGGGCTTTGCCCCATACCCCATTTCTTTATTTAATCATTATGTAAAAATTTAAATTTGATTTTTTTAAACATAAAGTTCGATAAATTAAGGAACACGAGAATAAATCTCATAACTTAATCAAGCCGACTTTTTTAAAATCGGCTTTGTTAAACTATTTAGATTTTGATTTATCGACATTGTTTAAAAAGTTGATAAAATATGCGTCATCTTCATCAGTTGTAAGAACATAAGAGCCCATATTGTAAGACGGAAGCCCAGCAACGATTTTTAAAATGCCACCATTGCGAAAATATGTGTTAAATTTGTTTGTTAAAACACCTGCTGTTAAATCATCTTTGCAAGGGATTTTGATTGTAAGTTCAGTTTCTTTAACATCAACGCAGTTTGTAGTTTCGTTTTCTTCTTCGAAAAGGTTTCTAGCAGTTATACGAACACTTGCAGAGTAAGCTCTTCCGTTAAATTCGCCTTTTGCAGAACTTTTAGCGATAGCCTTGTGAATTTCGTAATTCACTTTTAAATTTTGTTCTATGTAATTCATAGTCTCTTCCTTTTTTTAGTTAAATTTGGTTTTTCTCTAATTAAAACAGACAGAGCGGAAAGAAAGAGAAATATTCTAAAACCGCTCCGAAGTAGTTTTTTGAGATACTTAGCTCAAATTCAGATTTACGCTAACTTCAACCCATAAGAGCACATATATCTTGCGGTATAGTCGTAAAAAGCTAAAATTTAAAAAAACTATTGTAAAATTATCGTGCAATAGATAAACAATAGTTTAAAAATTTTAGATTGTTTGTTTAATAATTAAACAAAATCACAAAAGAATTGTAATGAAAAATAACTTAAAAAATTCTTATTTTGTCTAATAATTAAACAAAAATCCTTAATTTTTAAAGAAAGTGTAAAAAATGAATAGACAAGAACTTGCGGAACTATTAAACATAAGCAGGGGAACACTTAATAACTGGGAAAAAGAAAAACCAGAACTAATAAGACTAATAAATCAAGGTTTAGCATTAGACGAACAAATAAAAGAAACACAAGCATATTTAAAAAAACTAGAAAGTATAAAAGAAAAATATTCATCTAAAAAAATAAATTTGAAAGAAAAAGGTGAATAATGAAAAGAATATTTTTTATAATTACATTTATATTAAATTCATCATTTGCTAATCAAGCATTTGATTATGAATATAAAAGATTTAAAAACTGGTATAAAACCAAAACAGCAAATGAAGTAGCAAAATACATATTTGAAAGAGCAGAAAAAGGACTATTTAACAAACTAGATTTAAAAACACCATATAGCTATAATTATAACTATAAAGATAACAAATTTATTTTTAAGATGAAAGTAGATGAAAATAAGAAATATACAACAACAGAATTCAGAAATGCAGTAGAAAAATTAGTTTGTCAAGAGCCTTTATTATCAGCAGCGATTTATACAGAATTAAAAATGGAATTTAGTCTTTGGAATCCATACATTAATTTTACACATTACAAATTTGGATTAAATAAAAATAGCGAACCGCTTTGTATAGGGCATAGAAAAAATATTAAAAAAGTTGATACATACTGGAATAAGTAAAATTAAAATATACAGATGACCCAAATATCTATATGGATATTGTAGTAGATTGAGAAATAAACGACGAGAGAACAAAACAAAATGCAAAAAAAGAAAACAAAAAACAGAATAACAAAGAAAAAATCCAAATAGAAATAAATTAAAATATCAACATAAATATGAATTTTATGGGGCTTTGCCCCCAATACACCAAAATATAATTATTCGGTTTTTGTAGTTTTTAAGGCACCATATCCAATAATCAAAAATCCTATAAAAACAACTGCTAAAAACAAATATTGTAACATTTGATACTCCTTATTTTTTCATCTTGCCAATTTCTTTAATTGTCGCATTTACTCTTTTAACAATTAGCCAAAAAATTACAAGCAATACAACAAGAACAAGTAAAGCAATGGCGATTAAAATATTCTCGTTTATATCAAACTTATTTAAAGTCCAACCCGCAACGGCAGTAAAGACACCAACAATCAAACCAAGCCAAAATTTTAAAAATGCTAACTTTTCTTTCGCTTCATCTAGTTTTGGCATAAAAATCCTTTTTTAAAAGTATGATACAATATTTTTTTAAATTTCAACTTAAAAGGCGTAAAATAGGGTATAAAATGCCAAATTATAACGCACGAATTTCTCATAACCCGAAGGTCGGCGGTTCAAATCCGTCCTCTGCAACCATTTTTTACAAATCAAATTTTTAATATATTTCGAAATAAAATTTATCAAATTCTGTGGTATTTAGCTTTTTTGTTTATTAAATTTGCATAAAAAAAGGCGAATTTGCAAAATGTAGAAATTCGCAAATTCGCCAAAATATAGTTTAAAATTATTTTACAGGCACTTCAAAGCCGATTTGTATATCTGACCAGCTTTTTTTGCCATGCAAACCTTGTATAACTGGTTCAGAAGCAAATTTTTCAAAAGCTTCTGCCGTGTTAAACAAATTTCCTTCGACCAAATCGATTTCGCCTGTGGCTGTTAGTTTGCCGTCTTTTACTTCATATTTAAGTGGAACTTCTTTTTCAATACCGTTGAAATTTAGACTTAAAGTTAAATCTCCGCTTGTATCATCGCCTTTAACACCTGTTATTTTTCCACTTACTTCTTGCGAAGCAAGGTGAGCAAAAAATTTATTTTTAACATTGTTATCGCGAATAGCATTTTTATTTGTATCGATAGAACTTAAATCAATTTTTGCTGTCGAATTTGTTAAAATTTCAGCAACGCTTCCGCTTTGGTTAGCAAAATTAAATTCCACGGTTTTAAATGTAGCAGGAGTGCCTGTTTCCGGAACTTTCATTTTATTTGGCATTTTATAGCTTAAAAAGTTGATTCTAGCGCCACTTGGATCGATTTCAATACCTTTTACATCAGCTTTTGGCTCTTCTTTTGCTGCTTCATCAGTTTGTGTTGCAGGTTGTTCTGCTGCAACATTGGCGTTTTGATTGGCTTGATTTTGAGCGTTTGCTTGTTCTGCATTTGCAGGAGCTGCTTGGCTTTCTGTGTTTTGTGTAGATTGTTTATTTTGATTTTGAACCGGCTTGTCTGCTTGATTTTCAGGTGCTTGATTTTGCGTAGCAGGTGCAGACTCTTGTGTTGGTTCAGGTTTTTGCTCTACCGGCGCACTAGGTTGAACGGGTTCTTGCTTATTTAGCGTAACCATAGGTTTTTCATCTATCGGACTGCTCTTGCTTACGCTTTGACTAGATGAATTAGCTGTTGGTTTGTTGTCATTGGATTTGGTAAAATAATAACCGCCACCGGCTATCAAAGCCAAAACGCAAAGTGCCAAAATAATATTTCTCATTTTTCCTTCCTTTGTAAAAAAATAAATTTAATTATCAGTAAAATTTGCTTAATAACTGATTAAAATTTTCAAAATTTATCTTATTCGATTTGCTTTTGTGTTGTATTTACAATGGCGATTTCGCCATTTTGCACATCAATTCTATCGATAGTTTTATCTTGGAATTTAAAAATCAACTCTTTTGCACCAAAGCTTCTTGCTATGGCTTCAAGTGTATCTGTGGCAGATTTATGAATTTTTCCGCCAAGATCGTTTATGATTTTAAGTGATAAATTTTTTGCTTCATCTTGCGCTTTTTTGATGAGCGAGTTTTTTTCTTCTGCGCTAAATTTGCCGGTTAATTTAGAACTAATGAATTCAGGCAAGAAAAATGGCATAAATTTTGCTTCTTGCTCGTCGTAAAATTTGATATTTTCCATATAAACTTTATATTTGCAAGGCGGCATTAAAATGTCGTATTTATCGTCTCCCAAAGGCGAAATTTTAAACTCGGGACTTAGCAAATCATATATAAAATCTATTTCAAATTCAAAAATTACGGCGATTTTTTTCTCTGTCATAGGAAAATTTAGAATTTTTCCCAAAAAATCGTCGTCAAATGCCTTTGAAGTGCTTGTTACTATCTCTTTTGAATAAATTCTAAAAACACTAAGTTCGCCTATGTTTTTAAGTTCTAAAAGACTATTTGTAACTTCGTTTTTTTGTAGTTTTTCGCTTTTTTTGTCTTTGAAAAAAGCGAAATAAACAATACCTGCGATCAAAATAACATTAGCAATAAGTAAGAAAAAATCCATTTTTCAACCTTTAAATTTTGCGTTATTATAGCACGAATTTTGCGACAAATTTTAAATAAAAACGGCGTTAGAATTTGCAAATTTCCACAAATTCTAACCAAATTTACAAAATCTCTTTAAAATCATATCCCGCATTTTTAAGCGCATAAGCAATGTCTTCTTGGTGATCTTTGCCTTTGGTTTCTAGCGTGATAGTTATAGCAGCATCGCCGTAATCAAGCTTAGTTGAAAATCTATCATAATCGATTTTAACAATATTTGCGTTTGCTTTTCGTAAGATTTCGGTTAAATTCATCAAAGCTCCTGGTTTATCCACAAGCGTTACGATAATTGTCATTTTGCGATGCGATTTGATTAGACCTTTTTCGATGATGATATTTAGCATTTGCACATCAATATTTCCGCCGCTTAGCACTATGCCGATTTTTGCGTTTTTTGGGTAGTTAAATTTAGCGTTCATCAAGGCAGCCACTCCCACAGCACCTGCACCTTCGACGATGATTTTTTGCTCTTCAAGCAGATATAAAATCGCACTAGCTATCTCTTCATCATCGACTTGCACAAATTCATCAACGCACTCTAATATCGTTTTTAGCGTGATTTTGCTTGTGTCTCGCACGGAAATTCCATCGGCGATCGTGCGAACGCTTTTTGAATTTATTGCTTCTTTTTTCTTGAAACTTTCATACATTGCAGGGGCGCCTTTTGCGCTAACGGCGATGATTTTTATATCAGGATTTATCTGTTTAGCGCAACTTGCAACGCCGCTTACTAGTCCGCCGCCGCCCACAGGCACAACCAAATACTCCAAATCAGCAACATCTTCAAGCATTTCAAGTGCGATTGTGCCTTGACCTGCTTGGACAAATTCGTCATCAAATGGATGAACAAAAGTTAGCCCTTGCTCTTTTGCGTATTCTAGCGCATAGGCGTAAGCTTCGTCGAAATTATCGCCTTTTAAGATGACTTCGCCGCCAAGAGCCTTTGTGCCACTTACTTTTAAAAGCGGAGTGGCTTCTGGCATGATGATGACGGCTCTGACGCCAAAATGTTTTGCCGAAATGGCAACGCCTTGTGCGTGATTTCCGGCACTGGCACAAATTACACCCTTAGCTTTTTCTTCTTCGCTAAGATGAGCGATTTTATTAAAAGCACCACGAATTTTGTAAGCTCCCGTTTTTTGCAAATTTTCATTTTTTAGATAAATTTCTGCTTCGTAAGCTTTGCTCATTTTTGGCGATAACGCAAAAGGCGTTTTATTTACAAAGCCCGAAATAGTGCGTTTTGCCTGAACTATTTTGTTTAAATCAACCATTATTTCCAACCTTTCAAATTTTTATATTCTACCATTATGCACTTGTTTTGAACGAAATTTATGCCGTTATTTTCGGCGATTTTTCCTGCTTCGTCGTTAAAAATGCCAAGCTGTAACCAAAGCGTATTTGCACCTTGCGCGATGACATCGCTTATCAACTCATTTGCAAATTCGCCTTTTCTAAACATAACGACAATGTCAATTTTATCATTAATTTCTTTTAAATTTCTATAAACTTTACGACCTAAAATTTCATCAAATTTAGGATAAATCGGAAAAATATTTAAATTTTGCGAAATTAAATATTTTGCCACGCGATTGCTATCTTTTTCTTCATCAGGGCTAAGTCCCACGATAGCGATATTTTTGGCATTTTTTAAAATTTCTTCTATCATTTTTTTATCCTTTCTAGCAAAACTCCGCACTCGATATGCTCGGTGTGTGCAAACTGATCAAAAATCGCAAATTTAGCGATTTTATGCGTATCGCAAAGCGATTGCAAATTTTGATAAAGCGTTTGTGGATTACACGAAATGTAAATGATATTTTCGTAATTTTTAATAAATTTAAGCACACTTTCATCAAGCCCGGCGCGTGGCGGATCGACTAAAATATGCGAAAAATCAAATTCGTTTAAATTTATATTTTGCTCTTTTAAACGGCGAAATTCGCGTTCGTTTTTAAATGCGCTCATTAAATCTTCGCTTGAAATTCGCACGAATTTAATATTTTTTACGCCGTTTATTTCGCAGTTTTTTAGGGCGTTTTTGATTGAATTTTTACTGATTTCGGTCGCTAGAACGCTTTTAAAATTCTCACTTAACGGGATTGTGAAATTTCCATGTCCGCAATACATTTCCAAAAAATCTCGCCCATCTCTCACACAACTTTTTGCCCAAGAGATCATTTTTTCATTTACGCTTCTATTTGGTTGCGAAAATGCCGTAGCTTCGTATGTGTAGCGATAAATTTTGCCTTTTATTTCAAATTCGTCGAATAAATTTTCGCCGCCAAAAACTAGCTTTTTACCGCGACTTCTTGCGATTAGTTTGATTTTTAGCAAATTTGCTAAATTTTCTAAATCATTTTTGATTTCAAAAATATCTTTATGATAAAGCAAAATCGCCATTAAATCATGCTTTGAAGCAACAAATTCTATGCCAAAAATTTTGCTTTTTAGATTACGATTTTCTTTTATCTTTGGCAAAATTTCGTTCATCAAATTTGCGATTTTTGGCTCGACTATGTGGCAATTTTTAATGATAACTTTTTCTTTGTCTAGCGAATTCATAGCAAAATTTAGCTCGTCGCCGTCATGATATAGTCCAAACTCAGCTCTGCTTCGATAGTTTTGCTCAGGCGAAGAAAAAAATTCAAACTCACCTTTATAAAATTCACTAAAAAGTGAGCGAATTTGCTCTTTTTTATGCAAAATTTGCTCACTATAAGGCAAATTTAGTGTGCAACTACCACAAATTCCAAAATGTTCGCAGTTCAACTAATCTACCTTTTTGCCGACTATTTTTAAAAGCAAAACAACACCAGTCATACCTAAAAGTAGCGATAACCAAACGCTAAGCCCAAACGCAACAGGCACGTAGCCAAGTAAAATGGTAATAGCTCCAACACTTAGCGCATAGACAAACTGTGTGCTAACATGCTCGATGTGATCGCAACCTGCGCCCATTGACGATAAAATCGTAGTGTCTGAAATAGGGGAGCAGTGATCGCCAAAAATGGCTCCTGTTAGCACACCGCTGATATTTACGCACATGTAGGCGTGAAGTTCGTTTCCATCAAGTCCATAGTGAGTGCCGACTGCATGGGCTAATGGAATTGCCAAAGGCATTAAAATTCCCATTGTGCCAAAGCTTGTTCCGGTTGAAAATGAGATAAATGAACCCAAAATAAATATCAAAATCGGTAGTAAAACTTTTGGCGTCGTATCTGAAAGCGCTTCGACAAGGTATTTTGCCGTGCCAAGATCTTTGATAACAGAGCTTAACGACCAAGCTAATAGTAAAATCACAACCGTGATAATCATAGTTTTCCAGCCGCCAACCCAAATCTCAATGCCTTCTTTTACGCCGTAAATTTTTTGCGAAATTCCCATTATAACGGCGACAAGCGAAGAAAATAGGGCAGCTTCAAATAACACCACAGAAGCATCTGCCCCGCCAAATGTTTCACGCAAAGCCATAAACGAAAGCGGTGCAGCTTTTACTGCTTCTAGCGTTTCGCCTTCAAGCGTTGCTAGACCGTTAAAATAAAATCCCACAAATGAAGCCACAATCATCACTAAAATCGGCACCAAAGCGTTTCGTTTGCGTAAAACAATGCCTTCTTTTGGCGTGAAAGTTTGTGAGTCTAAATTTGAGATTGTAAAGTGTTGTTTGTGTATTTCGCCAGATCTTGCTGCCATTTCAGCCTTATACATAGGTCCAAATTCTCTACTCATCAAGGCAGTGCAAAGCACGAAAAATAGCATAAAAATGTTATAAAATCTATACGGAATCGTTTCGATAAATACGCCAAATGCGTTAATGTCGGTTATGCCGATGATTTCGTAAGATGATTTTATAAGTGAAATTTCTAGTCCGATCCAAGTCGAAATAATCGCTAAGCCTGTAATCGGCGCAGCTGTCGCATCAATGATAAAAGC contains the following coding sequences:
- a CDS encoding YceI family protein, encoding MRNIILALCVLALIAGGGYYFTKSNDNKPTANSSSQSVSKSSPIDEKPMVTLNKQEPVQPSAPVEQKPEPTQESAPATQNQAPENQADKPVQNQNKQSTQNTESQAAPANAEQANAQNQANQNANVAAEQPATQTDEAAKEEPKADVKGIEIDPSGARINFLSYKMPNKMKVPETGTPATFKTVEFNFANQSGSVAEILTNSTAKIDLSSIDTNKNAIRDNNVKNKFFAHLASQEVSGKITGVKGDDTSGDLTLSLNFNGIEKEVPLKYEVKDGKLTATGEIDLVEGNLFNTAEAFEKFASEPVIQGLHGKKSWSDIQIGFEVPVK
- a CDS encoding DUF4230 domain-containing protein produces the protein MDFFLLIANVILIAGIVYFAFFKDKKSEKLQKNEVTNSLLELKNIGELSVFRIYSKEIVTSTSKAFDDDFLGKILNFPMTEKKIAVIFEFEIDFIYDLLSPEFKISPLGDDKYDILMPPCKYKVYMENIKFYDEQEAKFMPFFLPEFISSKLTGKFSAEEKNSLIKKAQDEAKNLSLKIINDLGGKIHKSATDTLEAIARSFGAKELIFKFQDKTIDRIDVQNGEIAIVNTTQKQIE
- the ilvA gene encoding threonine ammonia-lyase, whose translation is MVDLNKIVQAKRTISGFVNKTPFALSPKMSKAYEAEIYLKNENLQKTGAYKIRGAFNKIAHLSEEEKAKGVICASAGNHAQGVAISAKHFGVRAVIIMPEATPLLKVSGTKALGGEVILKGDNFDEAYAYALEYAKEQGLTFVHPFDDEFVQAGQGTIALEMLEDVADLEYLVVPVGGGGLVSGVASCAKQINPDIKIIAVSAKGAPAMYESFKKKEAINSKSVRTIADGISVRDTSKITLKTILECVDEFVQVDDEEIASAILYLLEEQKIIVEGAGAVGVAALMNAKFNYPKNAKIGIVLSGGNIDVQMLNIIIEKGLIKSHRKMTIIVTLVDKPGALMNLTEILRKANANIVKIDYDRFSTKLDYGDAAITITLETKGKDHQEDIAYALKNAGYDFKEIL
- a CDS encoding CoA-binding protein, with the protein product MIEEILKNAKNIAIVGLSPDEEKDSNRVAKYLISQNLNIFPIYPKFDEILGRKVYRNLKEINDKIDIVVMFRKGEFANELISDVIAQGANTLWLQLGIFNDEAGKIAENNGINFVQNKCIMVEYKNLKGWK
- the trmA gene encoding tRNA (uridine(54)-C5)-methyltransferase TrmA — encoded protein: MNCEHFGICGSCTLNLPYSEQILHKKEQIRSLFSEFYKGEFEFFSSPEQNYRSRAEFGLYHDGDELNFAMNSLDKEKVIIKNCHIVEPKIANLMNEILPKIKENRNLKSKIFGIEFVASKHDLMAILLYHKDIFEIKNDLENLANLLKIKLIARSRGKKLVFGGENLFDEFEIKGKIYRYTYEATAFSQPNRSVNEKMISWAKSCVRDGRDFLEMYCGHGNFTIPLSENFKSVLATEISKNSIKNALKNCEINGVKNIKFVRISSEDLMSAFKNEREFRRLKEQNINLNEFDFSHILVDPPRAGLDESVLKFIKNYENIIYISCNPQTLYQNLQSLCDTHKIAKFAIFDQFAHTEHIECGVLLERIKK
- a CDS encoding Na+/H+ antiporter NhaC family protein codes for the protein MKRIFLFLLLPILAFCDEDLAAKNSEFFGILTLIPPLVAIVLAFITKDVIFSLLLGVLSGTFMISVSENGIFSSFIKAFTDLCARVISSMADSWNAGILLQVLCIGGLIGLITKMGGTKALAIWLSQRAKTPLLSQISTWFMGIVIFFDDYANALIVGPIMKPVIDKFKVSRAKLAFIIDATAAPITGLAIISTWIGLEISLIKSSYEIIGITDINAFGVFIETIPYRFYNIFMLFFVLCTALMSREFGPMYKAEMAARSGEIHKQHFTISNLDSQTFTPKEGIVLRKRNALVPILVMIVASFVGFYFNGLATLEGETLEAVKAAPLSFMALRETFGGADASVVLFEAALFSSLVAVIMGISQKIYGVKEGIEIWVGGWKTMIITVVILLLAWSLSSVIKDLGTAKYLVEALSDTTPKVLLPILIFILGSFISFSTGTSFGTMGILMPLAIPLAHAVGTHYGLDGNELHAYMCVNISGVLTGAIFGDHCSPISDTTILSSMGAGCDHIEHVSTQFVYALSVGAITILLGYVPVAFGLSVWLSLLLGMTGVVLLLKIVGKKVD